Proteins encoded by one window of Microtus pennsylvanicus isolate mMicPen1 chromosome 18, mMicPen1.hap1, whole genome shotgun sequence:
- the Zfand6 gene encoding AN1-type zinc finger protein 6 isoform X1, which yields MAQETNHSQAPMLCSTGCGFYGNPRTNGMCSVCYKEHLQRQNSSSGRISPPAASVSSLSESLPVQCTDGSVPDAQSALESTSSSLQPGPVSNQSLLSESVAPSQVDSTSVDKAVSETEDLQGPRAEGLVPLECDPPLSDTTQQPSEEQSKSLEKPKQKKNRCFMCRKKVGLTGFECRCGNVYCGVHRYSDVHNCSYNYKADAAEKIRKENPVVVGEKIQKI from the exons ATGGCTCAAGAAACTAATCACAGCCAAGCACCTATGCTTTGTTCCACTGGCTGCGGATTTTATGGCAACCCTCGTACAAATGGCATGTGTTCAGTATGCTATAAAGAACACCTTCAAAGACAGAACAGTAGCAGTGGTAGAATAAGCCCTCCTG CAGCTTCTGTCAGCAGTCTGTCTGAATCGTTACCAGTACAGTGCACAGACGGCAGTGTCCCAGACGCTCAGTCAGCACTAGAGTCTACGTCTTCATCTCTGCAACCAGG CCCTGTATCAAATCAGTCACTTTTATCAGAATCTGTAGCACCTTCCCAAGTGGACAGTACATCTGTGGACAAAGCAGTATCCGAGACAGAAGACCTGCAAG gaCCCAGAGCAGAGGGCCTTGTTCCTCTTGAATGTGATCCTCCAT TATCAGATACAACGCAGCAGCCATCTGAAGAGCAAAGCAagtctcttgaaaaaccaaaacaaaaaaagaatcgcTGTTTCATGTGCAGGAAGAAAGTGGGACTTACTG GGTTTGAATGCCGGTGTGGAAATGTTTACTGTGGTGTGCACCGCTACTCAGATGTGCACAATTGCTCTTACAATTACAAAGCTGATGCTGctgaaaaaatcagaaaagaaaatccagtaGTTGTTGGTGAAAAGATCCAGAAGATTTGA
- the Zfand6 gene encoding AN1-type zinc finger protein 6 isoform X2, translating into MAQETNHSQAPMLCSTGCGFYGNPRTNGMCSVCYKEHLQRQNSSSGRISPPASVSSLSESLPVQCTDGSVPDAQSALESTSSSLQPGPVSNQSLLSESVAPSQVDSTSVDKAVSETEDLQGPRAEGLVPLECDPPLSDTTQQPSEEQSKSLEKPKQKKNRCFMCRKKVGLTGFECRCGNVYCGVHRYSDVHNCSYNYKADAAEKIRKENPVVVGEKIQKI; encoded by the exons ATGGCTCAAGAAACTAATCACAGCCAAGCACCTATGCTTTGTTCCACTGGCTGCGGATTTTATGGCAACCCTCGTACAAATGGCATGTGTTCAGTATGCTATAAAGAACACCTTCAAAGACAGAACAGTAGCAGTGGTAGAATAAGCCCTCCTG CTTCTGTCAGCAGTCTGTCTGAATCGTTACCAGTACAGTGCACAGACGGCAGTGTCCCAGACGCTCAGTCAGCACTAGAGTCTACGTCTTCATCTCTGCAACCAGG CCCTGTATCAAATCAGTCACTTTTATCAGAATCTGTAGCACCTTCCCAAGTGGACAGTACATCTGTGGACAAAGCAGTATCCGAGACAGAAGACCTGCAAG gaCCCAGAGCAGAGGGCCTTGTTCCTCTTGAATGTGATCCTCCAT TATCAGATACAACGCAGCAGCCATCTGAAGAGCAAAGCAagtctcttgaaaaaccaaaacaaaaaaagaatcgcTGTTTCATGTGCAGGAAGAAAGTGGGACTTACTG GGTTTGAATGCCGGTGTGGAAATGTTTACTGTGGTGTGCACCGCTACTCAGATGTGCACAATTGCTCTTACAATTACAAAGCTGATGCTGctgaaaaaatcagaaaagaaaatccagtaGTTGTTGGTGAAAAGATCCAGAAGATTTGA
- the Zfand6 gene encoding AN1-type zinc finger protein 6 isoform X3 — MAQETNHSQAPMLCSTGCGFYGNPRTNGMCSVCYKEHLQRQNSSSGRISPPAASVSSLSESLPVQCTDGSVPDAQSALESTSSSLQPGPVSNQSLLSESVAPSQVDSTSVDKAVSETEDLQVSDTTQQPSEEQSKSLEKPKQKKNRCFMCRKKVGLTGFECRCGNVYCGVHRYSDVHNCSYNYKADAAEKIRKENPVVVGEKIQKI; from the exons ATGGCTCAAGAAACTAATCACAGCCAAGCACCTATGCTTTGTTCCACTGGCTGCGGATTTTATGGCAACCCTCGTACAAATGGCATGTGTTCAGTATGCTATAAAGAACACCTTCAAAGACAGAACAGTAGCAGTGGTAGAATAAGCCCTCCTG CAGCTTCTGTCAGCAGTCTGTCTGAATCGTTACCAGTACAGTGCACAGACGGCAGTGTCCCAGACGCTCAGTCAGCACTAGAGTCTACGTCTTCATCTCTGCAACCAGG CCCTGTATCAAATCAGTCACTTTTATCAGAATCTGTAGCACCTTCCCAAGTGGACAGTACATCTGTGGACAAAGCAGTATCCGAGACAGAAGACCTGCAAG TATCAGATACAACGCAGCAGCCATCTGAAGAGCAAAGCAagtctcttgaaaaaccaaaacaaaaaaagaatcgcTGTTTCATGTGCAGGAAGAAAGTGGGACTTACTG GGTTTGAATGCCGGTGTGGAAATGTTTACTGTGGTGTGCACCGCTACTCAGATGTGCACAATTGCTCTTACAATTACAAAGCTGATGCTGctgaaaaaatcagaaaagaaaatccagtaGTTGTTGGTGAAAAGATCCAGAAGATTTGA